From Drosophila santomea strain STO CAGO 1482 chromosome 2R, Prin_Dsan_1.1, whole genome shotgun sequence:
TGTCATGCCTGCCaataaaatacacaaattaATTTGGGCATTTgctgaataaataaatgtgtcCATACGGGTGGGTGGGTATGCGTTCTCAGGTAGACTTTGGcgaaatgtatgtatatttggcGAGTGCTGGTGTAATTTATGGTGCAAGCATTTCTGTCTGCGTAAATTCTGGTTTAATTTACCTGACTGGCGATGGGCAGTCATTTGTTTTCTGCTCAGAAACACACAAATTTAAAGCCGAACTTTGATAGAGTTTTGTTTATTGGCAGTCTTTGTTTGCCGCACTTACAAgagatttaaataaattggttGGTTTTCCAAGAAGTACAAGCTCTAATATGTTTCTAGAACAGAGAAATTTCTACACCAATTAGAACACAATAGAAATGGTACTAAATGTACCAGCAGATTACAATAAAGATTATGAATCAAAATGAATATTGCAATTGTAAGTAGGTTGTTTATCGCTAAATGtgatttttattgtattattatttaattgaataaaccTTCGAACTGGATTTCTTCGTTATGTGGAAGGTAGTTGCTTGATTCAAAAGTTAGAAACGAAGGAAGTAGTTAGCAAAATTAGGCCTGTAGCAGAAGCTTATTAGGGGTAACATTAGGCGCTATTATCTGAAAGCCAGGCAAAATTCTGGTCAATAGTCCTTGGCCAGTTAAACGAAGGCAAAACATAAATTTGCGGGAGTGGAAATTCACCTCGACACGAATGCCGGGAACTATTCGTATTTGAATTTGCAACTGCAGACACGCAATGCAGAGGTTTACGGCATTTTCCAGGCTTTTGCATGGGCTGTCAGAACACCTGTTCAAGGTGTGTAGataaagcaaaaagttttttttttaaatcgctgGGGAAAAACCCTTGAAGAGTGGCGAATCCTTGGCGAGTGGCAGAGTGCTACCACTGCAAAAATTTATAAGCTCATGGTGGCAATGAATGAAGTCATCGGGGCATGAGTACTTGGTCGAGTAGTTGCGATTCAATTGGAAAAAGCAGCAATCCGCTTAACAATCAACGATACTTCCGACAGTCacccttttctttttgatgttTCCTTTACCCTCTTTACATTTTCTCAtcgcttttttttcttctgtttttaTAGCCCTCGTTAAGTCTGGACAATACAGTCGAGACGTTGCTAATCAAGAACGAGGGGGACTTCATCAGCGTCGAGCAGGGCAAGGAGCTGGTGGCTCGCAAGCGCAACTCCCAGCAGCTGGCCCATCCGCCGACCCACttgcaccaccacccccagAACCACGCCCACAATCATCACActctccagcagcagcaacagcagcagcatcagcagcagcagcagcaacagcacaaGCGGGACGAGAACATGAGGCAGCTGCTGGATGTGACCAACACGCTCACGATTGAGGAGCTGCGCGACTTTGAGATGCGGTATGTAGTACGAGCTGCGAGCGATCCTCCTCCTACTGCTCCTTCCATTTACCAACCGTCCTGACCTTTGACGGATTACGTTTTATGGTCCGGCCGGAGATTTAATTTCCGATTGAATGGCAATCGATTTTTAAGACTCTCGTAAAAATGCTCGGACCAAAGCAATCAAATTTTAAATGGCCAAACGGCAAAcggggggaaaaaaaaagacaaaaacaaacaaaaaacagaggACTGCTTTATAGCCTTCACCTGCCAGCCGTTTTGCATTGCAACAAACTCGCGTAGGGAAAAAAACGAACGAGAAAAATCCATGATGGGCTCATAACTTTTCAAATTACTCATACGACCTGTTGCCAGTTTGCAAAGTTTCTGTTGCCAgtttccgtttttgtttttgtgaaaAATCAGcagataaacaaatatttctgaCATGCTCTTGGACGCAGTTCCTGCATTTGATTGTCAGATATGggattttaaacattttaaatattccacCAACGAAGctgcattgcattgcattgcataGCATTTCATTAGTTTTCGGTCTGTTCACGAGATTGGGTACTTGAATTAtcaatattttccaatttctgGCTTGTGGTTAGTTCGCATCGACGCCCAAGGACACCATGCACATGTCCTTTGCCCCGTTGGCACTCACAGTTTCCAAGGACATGGCAGGTGAGCCCAGTGAAGCGGCTGTTGGTGTCGGCATCGGGTAAGAAATGCATATCTTGATCTCCATTAAAGCGCTGTCAGCTGCAGTTTAGGGTTAAACTGGTATTTCGTTGACTTCTCCCCTTTTGAAACCCCGAGTGACAGAACATGAGATTGAGAACATGGAGGACTCGCATTTCTAGTTTGGTTTATGGTACTAACGAGGTCACCATGTTCGGATTTCAGATATGGCTCACCACATCACAGCCGCTCGCAATCGGTCAAGATGCCCGGCAGCCGAGCATCCGGAAGGCCAAATCAGTTGTGTCTGCCCCAGCAGAGATCCAGGTGGGTTTATATTCACCCCAGTTTAGTTAACATGGTTATAACCCATTTATCTTGGATTTAGGGTGGCTTCCATGCCGAATACAGGTGTAGAGGAGGAGTACTACAGACTGCGACACTTCTCGATAACCGGCAAGGGTGTGGTAAATCGCGGTGATTCCCTCAAGAGCCGACGCAGTCGCTCCAACAACAGCGTGGCCAGTTCCAACTCCAGCACGGAGCACCTGACcacccagcagcagctgtcCGCCCCCGCATCCGTATCCGCCCGAACATCGCTGGCTTCCAGCCGGGAGAGCAGCACATCCAATCCGGGCAACGGTCCCTACAGGTGAGTtcgttttctatttttaaactCACAAAACTTATTGTAAGGCTTTAAGCAAAAACATTTAGTTGggaaaaattattaaatgcgAAAACTGAGATTggcaataaatattatttgtggGTTTCATTGTGAAACAGATGCGTATCATTAGTCAAGGCCGCACAATTAAAGGCACATTATAAATCAAGATATATGCATCGACCAGAATGTCTGGCTTTTATTTGAATGCTCTACCCCGCAACCTTTTGAAatccatttgcatttaattgcaaaattgaAAGGTCAAGAGTAACCtaattaacattaaaataacaatagGAATAAGGGCCAATCGAGTTCGATAGCTTGGGATAATAGTTACATAAAGAGGGCGACTAATTGACTTTCTCCGCTTTCCTATTTTACGGTTTCCCGATTCCAGGGTCCTGATGCTGGGAGGTCCTGCGGTGGGCAAGAGTTCGCTCGTCTCGCAGTTCATGACGTCGGAGTACCTGCACGCCTACGACACGAGCATCGGTGAGTTTGTACTATACCCCGCCGGAGATGCTTGCATCCGTTTTACCCTGTTCC
This genomic window contains:
- the LOC120444979 gene encoding uncharacterized protein LOC120444979 isoform X4, yielding MAPFYKRICRSLSKRYKEPSLSLDNTVETLLIKNEGDFISVEQGKELVARKRNSQQLAHPPTHLHHHPQNHAHNHHTLQQQQQQQHQQQQQQQHKRDENMRQLLDVTNTLTIEELRDFEMRYGSPHHSRSQSVKMPGSRASGRPNQLCLPQQRSRVASMPNTGVEEEYYRLRHFSITGKGVVNRGDSLKSRRSRSNNSVASSNSSTEHLTTQQQLSAPASVSARTSLASSRESSTSNPGNGPYRVLMLGGPAVGKSSLVSQFMTSEYLHAYDTSIDDESGEKAVSVLLSGEESELIFIDHGYTEMTPDECLTNYDPHGYCVIYSAADRSSFSVAEQVLQVLWTNQNIAQKAVILVSNKADLARSRLVTSEEGKAMATAYDCKFIETSVGINHNVDELLVGLLSQIRLKLENPEKSRDLFRKRSIRKSKRRACSPLNAGCLNANTPLGPLGEAVATPPGSAQSSPRKYRGSRTSTSLKVKGLLGRVWTRDSKSKSCENLHVL